The Pseudonocardia sp. HH130630-07 DNA window TGGCCGACGTGCTCGCCCATCTCGATCGAGGAGACGGCGTCGAACGGCTGGTCGTCGATCTCCCGGTAGTCCTGCAGCCGGATCTCCACGCGCTCGGCGAGCCCGGCCTGGCGGACCCGCTCGACGCCGTAGTCGCGTTGCTGGGCGGACAGGGTGACCCCGGTCGCGTGCACCCCGTAGTGCTCGGCGGCGTGCACCAGCAGCGACGCCCAGCCGCAGCCGACGTCGAGCAGCCGCATCCCCGGACCGAGCCCGAGCTTGCGGCAGATCAGGTCCAGCTTGTCGCGCTGGGCGTCGACCTGCCCGTAGTCCGGGCCCTCCTCGCGGGTCCAGTACCCGCAGGAGTACGCCATCTGCGGGTCCAGCAGGAAGGTGTAGAACTCGTTCGACAGGTCGTAGTGGTGGCTGATCGCGGCGCGGTCGCGGCCACGGGTGTGCAGCCGCCCGCCGAGCCGGGCCTCCGACACCGGGGGCCGCGGCGGCGGTCCGAGCGCGCCGAGCCGGGCCGCGGTGCCGAGTGCGCCGAGCTTCGCCCGCCAGTCCAGCCGGACCGCGCCGGAACCGGGCCTGGTGAGCTTCCAGAACCGGGACAGGCCGTCGGCGACGTCGCCGTCGACCGACAGGTCACCGGAGACGAACGCCCGGGCCAGACCGAGCTCGCCGGGCGACCACAGCAGCCGGCGCAGGGCGCGGCGGCGGTGCACGATCACCGTCGGCGGGTTCGGGTCGTCGGGGGTGCCGGGATGTCCGGCCTCGCTGCCGTCCCAGGCGCGCAGCCGGACCGGCAACGGCGCGTCCAGGACGTCGGTGAGCAGGGCCTCGAGCCGCCGGGCGGGGGTGGTGGACATGTCGCTCCCTATCCGAAGGACGGCTTGCGCTGCAGCGAGAACTGGTGGACGTCGAGGTACCCGACCCGGAACCCGGCCTCGCAGTAGCCGAGGTAGAACTCCCACATCCGGCGGAAGGTCTCGTCGAACCCGAGCGCCGCGACGTCGTCCCAGCGGTCGAGGAAGCGCTCCCGCCAGTGACCGAGGGTGCGCGCGTAGTCGGACCCGAGGCTGCGGCGCTCGGCGACGTGCAGGGTGGTGTCCGCGGCGAGGTTCTGCTCGATCGAGGTGACCGAGGGGATGATCCCGCCGGGGAAGACGTACTTGTGGATCCAGGTGTAGTCGTCCTTGGCGACGACCATCCGGTCGTGCGGCATGGTGATGGCCTGCAGGCCGACCCGGCCGCCGGGCTTCAGCAGCCGGTCCAGCGCGGCGAAGTACGTGGGCCAGTAGGCGACCCCGACGGCCTCGACCATCTCGACGCTCACCACGGCGTCGTAGGAGCCCTGGGCCTCGCGGTAGTCGCGCAGCAGGACCTGCACCCGGTCGGCGACCCC harbors:
- a CDS encoding SAM-dependent methyltransferase — encoded protein: MSTTPARRLEALLTDVLDAPLPVRLRAWDGSEAGHPGTPDDPNPPTVIVHRRRALRRLLWSPGELGLARAFVSGDLSVDGDVADGLSRFWKLTRPGSGAVRLDWRAKLGALGTAARLGALGPPPRPPVSEARLGGRLHTRGRDRAAISHHYDLSNEFYTFLLDPQMAYSCGYWTREEGPDYGQVDAQRDKLDLICRKLGLGPGMRLLDVGCGWASLLVHAAEHYGVHATGVTLSAQQRDYGVERVRQAGLAERVEIRLQDYREIDDQPFDAVSSIEMGEHVGQDNYPVYAAQLHRLLRPHGRLLLQQMSRGASGANTAPGGGAFMESYVAPDMYMRPLGDTLGFLERAGHEIVDVHSLREHYVWTVRPWLETLQRHRETAIRMIGEEQWRIWLLYLAGAALAFEENRMGVHQILSVRPGADGTSGLPRSRTGILGVDPALRSDAPEPAALR